One genomic segment of Thermodesulfovibrionales bacterium includes these proteins:
- the glnE gene encoding bifunctional [glutamate--ammonia ligase]-adenylyl-L-tyrosine phosphorylase/[glutamate--ammonia-ligase] adenylyltransferase produces MREEQLRDAASATPDPERALKNLLSFCEVNPEYSDRLASHLRPVSLLFSISQFLANFASSEPEALFDALVAIHEPVEKETVLASLRRAMGLASPLSGEGLMRILRSQKKRMLLLITLRDITGKSDIVESMQELSVLAEAILEEALKALTAQIKETYGEPEQDAFSIISVGKLGSNELNFSSDIDLLYVYGHEGGETSGIITQHGVAKNRISNHEFYSKLGEGLNRVLAMNTEEGFVYRVDLRLRPEGQRGSLAMSLPAYEIYYESWGRAWERAVLLRARPVAGDPTLGREFLETVRPFVYRKYLDFNAIDEIRKMKTKIDETFKKDDIKRGHGGIREIEFFVHALQLIYGGREPLLRERSTLKGLHRLLQKSLIGSGDYATLSEEYRYLRTLEHRLQQLNDLQTHSLPSGGDELALVGRKMGLPDGPSFLSDLEERRMMVRRIYDSLFVEKGPKDFEKGGDAFLPFSEELSDDELRGLLAGYPLRDKDKVVRNIRHMNESMHSFQTLRGQRLLGEILPAFLQEALRCGNPDAAVNNLEVFAALLASEESYLDLFAQKGTLIPLLIHVFSRSEYLAKMITKRKEYLEFLGQEMFTKKSLLSLKKELGGMILSGRSLAESVRVFKQMGEIGLGIMFLDRKIDIVRLIRELSKIAEAIVSVSIDALTGADGLAVIALGKSGGRELTFNSDLDLIFVCRSDVAETHVKTAERLIRLLISYTQDGMAYSVDARLRPEGSKGPLVSSIAAFRDYYFKAAHFWEFQALLKARPVAGDSATGCLFMDMKRTVLREKGAGISPQDIKGMRGRIQRVLSKEAEGFDIKLGPGGLEELEFTVQYLQLLHLHDHEELMVQRTLDGIRRLGTSRVIDKDTLGFMRETYMFYRTLETLQRLINEPILKEDSDVVSFAVDVIGFRDGKEFFRNLKERRLRVKEIFENLL; encoded by the coding sequence ATGAGGGAGGAACAATTAAGAGACGCTGCTTCTGCAACTCCGGATCCCGAGAGGGCGCTGAAGAATCTCCTCTCCTTTTGTGAAGTAAATCCTGAATACTCCGACCGTCTCGCATCGCATCTGAGGCCGGTTTCCCTCCTTTTCAGTATCAGCCAGTTTCTCGCGAATTTTGCGTCATCGGAGCCTGAGGCGCTCTTCGATGCCCTCGTCGCCATACATGAGCCTGTCGAGAAGGAAACGGTCCTTGCGTCCCTGCGGCGGGCTATGGGCCTCGCGTCGCCTTTGTCAGGGGAAGGTCTCATGCGCATTCTGCGGAGCCAAAAGAAGAGGATGCTCCTCCTCATTACCCTGAGGGACATTACGGGCAAGTCTGACATTGTCGAGAGCATGCAGGAATTGAGCGTTCTTGCCGAAGCGATTCTCGAAGAGGCGCTCAAGGCCCTCACGGCCCAGATAAAGGAGACCTACGGCGAACCCGAACAGGACGCCTTCTCGATTATCTCAGTCGGAAAACTCGGATCGAACGAGCTGAATTTCAGTTCAGATATCGATCTCCTCTATGTTTACGGTCATGAGGGCGGCGAGACGAGCGGCATCATAACGCAGCACGGAGTTGCGAAAAACAGAATAAGCAACCATGAATTTTACTCCAAGCTCGGAGAGGGCCTGAACAGAGTGCTGGCGATGAATACGGAAGAGGGCTTTGTATACCGGGTCGATCTGAGGCTCAGACCGGAGGGCCAGCGGGGGAGCCTCGCGATGTCGCTGCCCGCATACGAAATTTATTACGAGTCCTGGGGCAGGGCATGGGAGAGGGCGGTTCTCCTGCGTGCGCGGCCGGTAGCAGGCGACCCAACGCTCGGGAGGGAATTCCTTGAAACGGTCAGGCCTTTTGTTTACAGGAAATACCTGGATTTCAATGCCATCGACGAGATACGGAAGATGAAGACAAAGATTGATGAGACCTTTAAGAAGGACGATATCAAGCGGGGGCATGGCGGTATCCGGGAGATAGAATTTTTTGTGCATGCACTCCAGTTGATTTACGGCGGGAGGGAACCCCTGCTCAGGGAAAGGAGTACCCTGAAGGGCCTGCATCGACTCCTCCAGAAGAGCCTCATCGGCTCCGGAGACTATGCTACCCTATCCGAAGAGTACCGGTACCTCAGGACGCTTGAACATCGGCTGCAGCAGCTCAATGATCTTCAGACGCATTCGCTCCCGTCGGGAGGGGATGAACTCGCCCTCGTCGGAAGGAAGATGGGGCTTCCCGACGGACCGTCCTTTCTCTCCGATCTCGAAGAGAGGCGCATGATGGTGCGGAGGATATATGACTCTCTCTTTGTGGAGAAGGGACCGAAGGACTTCGAAAAAGGAGGAGATGCCTTCCTTCCGTTCTCCGAAGAACTGTCGGATGATGAGCTCAGGGGACTCCTTGCCGGATACCCACTGAGGGACAAGGACAAGGTTGTGAGGAATATCCGTCACATGAACGAGAGTATGCACTCCTTCCAGACCCTGAGGGGCCAGAGGCTTCTCGGCGAGATACTCCCCGCATTTCTTCAGGAGGCATTACGATGCGGCAACCCCGATGCGGCCGTCAACAACCTCGAGGTCTTCGCAGCGCTCCTCGCTTCCGAGGAATCGTACCTCGATCTCTTTGCGCAGAAGGGAACGCTCATTCCTCTTCTCATTCACGTCTTCTCCCGGAGTGAGTATCTGGCGAAGATGATAACAAAACGTAAGGAATACCTCGAGTTCCTCGGGCAGGAGATGTTTACGAAGAAGTCTCTTCTCTCTCTGAAGAAAGAACTGGGGGGGATGATTTTGTCCGGCAGGTCTCTTGCAGAGTCCGTACGGGTCTTCAAGCAGATGGGCGAGATAGGACTCGGTATCATGTTTCTGGACAGGAAGATTGACATCGTCCGTCTCATCAGGGAGCTCTCCAAGATTGCGGAGGCGATCGTTTCTGTCTCAATCGATGCCTTAACCGGGGCAGACGGCCTGGCCGTTATCGCATTAGGAAAGTCAGGCGGAAGGGAGCTCACCTTCAATTCCGACCTCGATCTGATTTTTGTATGCCGTTCCGATGTCGCGGAAACTCACGTGAAAACGGCGGAAAGACTGATCAGACTTCTCATCTCCTACACGCAGGACGGAATGGCCTACAGCGTTGATGCACGGCTACGGCCCGAGGGTTCAAAGGGCCCCCTCGTTTCGAGCATAGCAGCGTTCAGGGATTATTACTTCAAGGCAGCACATTTCTGGGAGTTCCAGGCCCTTCTCAAGGCGAGACCTGTTGCCGGAGACAGCGCCACAGGATGTCTCTTCATGGATATGAAGAGAACAGTCTTAAGGGAGAAAGGTGCGGGGATTTCCCCCCAGGACATCAAGGGGATGAGGGGCAGGATTCAGAGGGTACTCTCGAAAGAGGCGGAGGGATTTGACATAAAGCTCGGTCCGGGCGGTCTTGAAGAGCTCGAATTCACCGTACAATACCTGCAGCTTCTCCATCTTCACGACCATGAGGAACTCATGGTGCAGCGCACGCTCGACGGAATACGGCGACTCGGCACGAGCAGGGTAATCGATAAGGATACGCTCGGTTTCATGAGGGAAACCTACATGTTTTACAGAACCCTCGAAACCCTCCAGAGATTGATCAATGAGCCGATCCTGAAGGAAGACTCCGATGTCGTCTCCTTTGCCGTCGACGTCATTGGATTCAGGGACGGCAAGGAATTTTTCAGGAACTTGAAAGAACGGAGACTGAGGGTAAAAGAGATTTTCGAGAACCTCCTATGA
- a CDS encoding ABC transporter permease, with protein sequence MGNKKLRNLFWQRFRSNKLALAGGITVLALFVIAVLAPIISPYDPDEIDRKHILEQPGKGHLFGTDDLGRDVLSRMIWGSWISLAVGFVAVGIATVIGVLFGAFAGYYGGWADRVIMRFIDIMLSIPTFFLILAVIAFIGSSIWNVMAVIGLTMWMGVARLVRAEFLSLKEREFVLAARALGASDLSIIFRHIMINSMAPVLVSAILGIAGAVLVESALSFLGIGVQPPTPSWGNILTLGKDNMEIAWWLSVFPGLAILVTVLGYNLLGEGIRDSIDPRLWQGEKKR encoded by the coding sequence ATGGGAAATAAAAAGCTGAGAAATCTCTTCTGGCAGAGATTCCGGAGCAATAAGCTTGCGCTCGCAGGCGGAATAACGGTCCTGGCCCTCTTTGTCATCGCCGTCCTCGCGCCGATCATCTCTCCCTATGATCCGGATGAAATCGACAGGAAACATATCCTGGAGCAGCCCGGGAAAGGGCATCTCTTCGGGACCGATGACCTCGGACGGGATGTCTTAAGCAGGATGATCTGGGGGTCATGGATATCACTCGCCGTCGGCTTCGTCGCGGTCGGCATAGCGACGGTAATCGGAGTGCTCTTCGGCGCCTTCGCCGGATATTACGGCGGGTGGGCGGACAGGGTCATCATGAGGTTTATCGATATCATGCTCTCGATCCCGACCTTCTTCCTCATCCTTGCGGTCATCGCCTTCATCGGATCGAGCATATGGAACGTCATGGCGGTCATCGGTTTGACGATGTGGATGGGAGTGGCAAGGCTTGTCCGAGCCGAGTTCCTTTCACTGAAAGAGCGGGAGTTTGTCCTCGCCGCAAGGGCGCTCGGGGCGAGCGACCTCAGCATTATCTTCAGACATATCATGATAAACAGCATGGCCCCGGTTCTCGTTTCCGCAATCCTCGGCATAGCCGGGGCGGTGCTCGTTGAATCGGCCCTGAGCTTTCTCGGCATCGGCGTCCAGCCGCCGACCCCGAGTTGGGGCAATATCCTCACCCTCGGCAAGGACAACATGGAGATAGCCTGGTGGCTTTCGGTCTTCCCGGGGCTCGCCATTCTCGTTACGGTGCTCGGCTATAATCTCCTCGGTGAAGGGATAAGGGACTCGATAGACCCGAGACTCTGGCAAGGGGAGAAGAAAAGGTGA
- the ilvA gene encoding threonine ammonia-lyase has protein sequence MVTLEDIRDAAARIGSFVHKTPLMYSRSLSEMTGTEVYLKAENLQKTGSFKVRGAFNRLIQSECGRIIAASMGNHAQGLAYAAGRLGIQAKIVMPVTASLAKEEATKGYGAEVVLHGESFRGALDYALSQKDYLFIHAFDDEGVIAGQGTIGLEIMEELQGIDVVLVPVGGGGLISGIAMAVRGVSPATEVIGVQSESVPAASASFSKKEITEIPPSSTIADGIAVGRVGEKTFAIIEHYVDDMIVVSEDSIAMAILFFLERKKLVVEGAGAVPLAALLENRERFRGRRIVLVVSGGNIDFTLIDRIIHKGLIASGRIRVFEVIVDDIPGTLHALTGVIASHRGNILDVAHERFTAKLPVGRTSLIFTIETRGKTHGEEILSDLVGRGFPVKQKL, from the coding sequence ATGGTGACTTTAGAGGATATTCGTGATGCAGCTGCCAGGATCGGTTCCTTTGTCCATAAGACCCCTCTCATGTATTCGAGATCTCTCAGTGAAATGACCGGAACCGAGGTTTATCTCAAGGCGGAAAATCTTCAAAAAACGGGTTCATTCAAAGTTCGAGGTGCTTTCAATCGTCTCATTCAGAGCGAATGCGGAAGAATAATAGCAGCCTCCATGGGAAACCATGCCCAGGGCCTGGCCTATGCCGCAGGCAGACTCGGCATCCAGGCAAAGATCGTCATGCCGGTCACCGCCTCCCTCGCAAAGGAAGAGGCGACAAAGGGATATGGAGCTGAGGTTGTGCTTCACGGGGAAAGTTTCCGGGGCGCTCTCGATTACGCCCTTTCTCAGAAAGATTATCTCTTCATCCATGCCTTTGACGATGAAGGTGTCATCGCAGGTCAGGGGACCATCGGTCTCGAGATCATGGAAGAACTACAGGGGATTGACGTTGTACTCGTCCCCGTCGGCGGTGGCGGATTAATCTCGGGCATCGCTATGGCCGTCAGGGGCGTTTCCCCCGCGACAGAGGTAATCGGCGTCCAGTCCGAATCAGTACCTGCTGCGTCGGCATCCTTCAGCAAAAAAGAGATTACGGAGATACCCCCGTCGTCGACAATCGCCGACGGGATAGCGGTCGGCAGAGTCGGCGAGAAGACTTTTGCGATCATCGAACACTACGTTGATGATATGATCGTCGTCAGTGAAGACTCTATCGCGATGGCGATCCTCTTTTTTCTCGAGCGAAAAAAACTCGTTGTTGAAGGCGCAGGAGCGGTCCCTCTCGCGGCCCTATTGGAAAACAGGGAGAGATTCAGGGGCAGACGCATTGTCCTCGTAGTGAGCGGCGGAAATATCGATTTTACCCTGATAGACAGGATAATCCATAAAGGGCTCATAGCGAGCGGGAGGATCAGGGTCTTTGAGGTCATTGTCGATGATATACCGGGAACGCTCCATGCGCTGACCGGCGTTATCGCGTCCCATAGGGGAAATATCCTCGACGTCGCTCACGAAAGATTCACTGCCAAGTTGCCGGTGGGAAGGACGAGTCTGATCTTCACGATCGAAACGCGCGGGAAAACCCATGGGGAAGAGATTCTTTCAGACCTTGTCGGACGGGGTTTTCCGGTGAAGCAGAAGCTGTAG